The genomic stretch CTTTTGTTGGGTTAAAATAGATGTAATTTTCAGAGAATAAAAGAACTGGAGTGGGCGAAGTCGATCTTTAAGTGATTCTGCTGTCTCCTACATGTATCAATTTCACTTGCTTTGTGAGTTTAGCCTTGTCCACCTATTCAGGAAGGTTCATCCTGTTGTGGTTAAATTAATTAGATAAATTCGTATAAGCTAAAGTTATAAAACCCCGTATTACCATTAGGGTTGATTGCGAACACAGCTTAAACCTAGCAAATTAGTCGTATTGAAGTTAAGGGTAGAGAGAATGCTCTTACCATATACCGTCTAAAAGAAATGAGGCACTTTGATGGGGCTATTTGAACGATACTTAACCATATGGGTTGGCCTGTGTATTTTGGCAGGTGTGTTGTTGGGAAATCTATTTCCGCCCGTATTTTCAGCTATTGCAGCCCTTGAATTTGCTCATGTAAATCTTGTTGTGGCGGTCCTCATCTGGGTGATGATTTATCCTATGATGGTGCAAATTGATTTTTCGTCGATCAAAGACATTGGACGAAAACCCAAAGGTCTGGTTCTCACGGTCATCATCAATTGGTTGATTAAACCCTTCACTATGGCTGGTTTGGGGTGGTTGTTCTTCAAGGTTCTTTTTGCAGATTGGGTCGATCCACAATCGGCTGAACAATATATCGCAGGCATGATTTTATTAGGGGTTGCTCCATGCACTGCCATGGTTTTTGTATGGAGCCAACTGACCAAAGGTGATCCGAACTACACTTTGGTGCAAGTCTCGGTAAATGACATTATCATGGTCTTTGCCTTTGCCCCCATTGCAGCATTCTTACTTGGTGTAACTGATATTCACGTCCCATGGGAAACATTGCTACTGTCGGTCATTCTTTATGTCGTATTTCCATTGTTGATGGGGGTCGTTACCCGCAAGAAATTAGAGCGCAGAGATGATGAAGATCGTCTGACAAATTTTGTTCAAAAAATTAAACCGTGGTCAGTCGTAGGGTTGCTCTCAACGGTGATTCTTCTGTTTGGCTTTCAAGCAGAAACCATCATTGCCCAACCTCAGACAATTTTTCTAATAGCAATACCATTAACACTGCAAACCTATGGAATCTTTATCATTGCATATCTTGGGGCAAAGGCATTGAAGCTGTCCCATAATATTGCTGCTCCTGCTGCGTTGATCGGAACATCAAATTTCTTTGAGCTTGCCGTTGCTGTAGCAATTTCTCTGTTTGGCTTACATTCGGGTGCGGCATTGGCAACCGTGGTGGGCGTGCTGGTAGAAGTCCCAGTTATGTTATCTTTGGTATTCATCGCCAATAAGACGAAACATTGGTTTGAATAGTGGCTTTAGGCATCACTTTAGACATCACTATGAGCCTTTAAACAATATGAACTGTTTAACCTCAATGTCTTACATGTGATATTTTGGAAAAGCTGGAGCGGGCGAAGGGAATCGAACCCTCGTGTACAGCTTGGGAATAAACTGTTGATTCTATTGTCTTTTTTACACTCTTATTCACCTTTTAGAATCAAAGTGTTAGCTAAAATGAAATCATAAAATAGAAATAAAAAATCAAAAAAATGATTCAAAAATATTCCAAAGGTATTAACCCATATAAGTGATGCCACTAATCTAATAAAATATTTATAATGTGGCTTCTGGTTGTTCTTGATAGAACAAAATGGAGTATGCCATAAATGGCGTAGAATGGGGTTAATAAATCATATAAGGGTTTAGGTGTGCCAACTGACGGTATTAAGATTCTTGATGAATGGGCTTATCAATATAACCAAATGACCGAGGGTGTTATTGGTGAGCATAATGGTCATTGGAATGTTGATAAAGCTATGGCTGACTTCAAAGATATCATACTTGATTGTTGTGATAGCTGCCGTTCTGACTACGAAACCTTGATTCCAAAGTTCAAAGGCTATGTAGCCGATAAAGATTATGACAAAGCAAAGGTAGTTGGAATGGAACTCCAATCACTCATAGTGAAAGCGGTTCAACATAAGTTCCCAAATATCTAAATCAACTGCACGGCTTGTTCCAACTGTGAATCACGAACATCAACATATTGGGCGGTCGTACTGATATGGCTATGACCCATCAATCGTTGGATTACACGAATACCAATACCTTTATCGGCTAAGGTCGTGGCGAATGTGCGACGACCTGAATGGCTACTGGCACCCTTGATACCTGCTTGCTCATAGATGCGACCCAATAGCATACAAATGCTATGGCGGCTGAATGAACCCTTCTGACCAAAAAATAACGGCTGGCTATCAACGCGAACGGTTATTGATTCCAAATATGATTTAAGTTCCTTGCGCAACTTGTCTGATACAAAAATGACCCGCGCGTCATTACCCTTGGTCTGTGTCTTGTTAAGGACAATGCGGTCTTGAACTTTATCATCTACGGCAATGTCTGATACACGTAATGACGCAATCTCAATCGCTCTTAAGCCTGCTAAATAACTCAACATAAATATTGCACGGTTGCGTTCGGCGTGGCGGTTCGTGGCAATCATCGCCAACACTTGCTTCACTTCTTGTTCGCTTAATACTTTAGCTTGCTTGCTCATAACTTAAATCCAAACCATTCACTACTTCATTTTATTAAGTGTATTATAACATTATTAAGATGTATATACAAACTATACTGACAAAACCTGTGTATTACTGCGTGATTTATAGCAAAGATACAAATGATAACATTTTTATACTTAATAAATACTGGTATGCGATTATATGAAATACTTGGTCATAGCTGTGGAAATGGTATCCACTATGACCCATCCAAAAAAACAATACGAACTGACAAAAAGAAAATGGCAAAGATTACATTGCGTGGATTGCGCAAAATGAACTTGCTCAAAAAACGCCAAAAGCGATTGGACCTCAAAAAATCAAAGCTCTTGGGTGTTATGTATGGAACTGGTTCTGATTCATCTGAAACTGATTTAGCTGCTGCTGACGAACTCAAAAATCAATCTCATATTGATAAGTTGGCTATGAACTATATTAAGAAATCATTCTGAATATTATTAACTTTATAGTTAGACTCTTTTTAATGATTGTTGTCTCTGCATTGTTTTTAGGTTTTAGATAATACCTTCCAATAAACACTACCCATTGATAGCATTTTTTAAGTTGATATATATGAAAATGAACACGGTGCGATACCTTAAACAACCGTGTATTATCTTCGTTTTTTAGGTCAATGACTTCCCATCGTCATTGCATTGCCATAGCGTGTTTAAGCATATGGCTTCGGGGTTTAGCTTCGTCATCGTTTTAGAAAAATAGGTTATCCATTGTTCGGGTGAATGACCCAATGTTGGATTATTGGGTTCTTCAATCTGATAACGGTATGGCGTGATATCACGATTGAATGGAACCGTTGATTCCCATACTTCACCCATCATCAATCTAAAGCGGTCAATGTTCGTGAATGCTTTATTGGCGAACCCGTTGGACGGAACTTTTATGATGCCGTGAATATGATAGTTGTTATTATTAGCACCGTGCTCAATAGCATTGATACGCTGACACCGTCGGGGCTTCCTATGCCGTGAATGACCGCCATAAACTTTTTTATCTATAGCGTTGAAAAATATCTTCGTCATATTCATCACCCATTCACGGTTTTTATCACCGCTTGGAAAGGTGAATGTATAAGCTAAAGCGTTGCCCCAACCCTCATTGTTCAACCATTCTATAAGGTCGGACCGTAGTCGTTTATTGTTAATGTAGGATTGTTCTTTAGGAATATTCCCTTCGTAGTCTTCCCATTTTTTATTCTTATTGTTGTTCATTTTTAATAAATACCATTGTTATCTTGTATAATACCAAATGGCTGACCTGCTATTCAATATTTAACAATCGTATTTATGATGATTGCTACAAAAGTAGCTCAAAACAATGGAATAAAAAATGAACTATCTGAACTATACATTCACCATATTAAAGGAATGCGGGTTGGTCTCTGGCTGGAATGATTACTCAAAAAGGTATCTTAAAAAATGTGAAAGTTATGCTCGGTCATATCGTGCGCGTGGAAAAGATTTACCATTGCCGACAATGATTGTTCTGACTGCATCGGTGGATAAAACTGCGAATAATCTACTGGCTTCAAATGTTGGTAGGGTCGCTGGTGAAGAACTCAAACAACTGGCTATGGATTTATCCATTGCTGTTTATGACAAAGCTTTATCGTC from Candidatus Terasakiella magnetica encodes the following:
- a CDS encoding tyrosine-type recombinase/integrase; amino-acid sequence: MSKQAKVLSEQEVKQVLAMIATNRHAERNRAIFMLSYLAGLRAIEIASLRVSDIAVDDKVQDRIVLNKTQTKGNDARVIFVSDKLRKELKSYLESITVRVDSQPLFFGQKGSFSRHSICMLLGRIYEQAGIKGASSHSGRRTFATTLADKGIGIRVIQRLMGHSHISTTAQYVDVRDSQLEQAVQLI
- the arsB gene encoding ACR3 family arsenite efflux transporter; its protein translation is MGLFERYLTIWVGLCILAGVLLGNLFPPVFSAIAALEFAHVNLVVAVLIWVMIYPMMVQIDFSSIKDIGRKPKGLVLTVIINWLIKPFTMAGLGWLFFKVLFADWVDPQSAEQYIAGMILLGVAPCTAMVFVWSQLTKGDPNYTLVQVSVNDIIMVFAFAPIAAFLLGVTDIHVPWETLLLSVILYVVFPLLMGVVTRKKLERRDDEDRLTNFVQKIKPWSVVGLLSTVILLFGFQAETIIAQPQTIFLIAIPLTLQTYGIFIIAYLGAKALKLSHNIAAPAALIGTSNFFELAVAVAISLFGLHSGAALATVVGVLVEVPVMLSLVFIANKTKHWFE
- a CDS encoding DUF6626 family protein, whose translation is MNYLNYTFTILKECGLVSGWNDYSKRYLKKCESYARSYRARGKDLPLPTMIVLTASVDKTANNLLASNVGRVAGEELKQLAMDLSIAVYDKALSSS